GGAAACCGCTAACTCCACCCTTCTTCCTCAAGGAGCCAAAGGAACCGTATCTCCCCGTAAGCAGCTTGTGAGTATATGCCTGGTGTCCCGTATCCCATATTAAAACGTCTTCATCGGGATCGAACACTCTATATAACGCAATTGTCAGCTCGACGGTACCCAGGTTGGAAGCCAGATGACCTGTGTTAGAGGAAACTACTCTCGTTATCGTGTCGCGAATTTCGCTGGCAAGAACCTCCAGCTGGGCATAGGAGTAGTCTTTTAGTCGCCTGAATAGTGGCTGTTCATTCATCTGCTAAGACTCCAATCTTTCAAGGGATTTTGTGTAGTGCCTGAACAAGAGCGCCGTCGTTACGCTGCCCACTCCTCCGGGAACAGGGGTTATCGCTGCAGCTATCTGGCTGACTTCATCGAAGTCAACGTCTCCAACCAGCTTGCCGTCAACAAAATTGATTCCCACATCTATTACAATGCTCCCTGGCTTGATCATCTCTCGATGCACGAATTTCGCTATTCCAACGGCACTAACCACTATATCGGCGTTGAAAGTCTTTTCGGAGATGTCCCTGCTCCTCGAGTGGCAAACGGTAACCGTACCGTCTACACCTTTTTTGAGAAGCAGCAGTGCCAGAGGCTTTCCGACCGTGTTTGATCTTCCAACAATAGTTATGTCCCTGCCTTTGACTTCGATTCCGTAGTAACTCAGAATCTCCATCACGGCCTCGGCAGTTGGAGGAGCGAAAAACTCCTCGTCGTTGATTATTCCGCCGAGGTTCGATACCGTCCGACCCTCCAGATCCTTTCCCGGATCGAGAGCGGCCAGAACCGCCTTTTCATCGGCGTTTTTAAGAGGATGCATAACCATTATTCCCGCAACGCTTTTGTCGTTGTTCATCTTCGAGATCTCTTCGATGGGATTGATCCCGCTGTCGTGAACAATGACCTCTATGCCGAGTTTTTCCCCCTGCTTCTTTATTGATCTCATATACGACTTGTTAGAAGCATCGGGCTCATCGCAGAAGAGAACGAGCGAAGGAAGATTTCCCGCTCTCTCTTTGATCTTCTCTTTGACATCAGAATAAATACTCTCTGAAACGATCTTTCCATCAAGTATCATCTTCATCACCTCAAAAGAGCCCGCTGATCTTTCCGTCTGCGTCGATATCTATGTGCTTCGCGTTGGGATCCTTTCCGAGTCCGGGCATCAGCATTATCTTGCCGGCAACCACAACTATGAATCCGGCACCTGCCGATAGATTGAGATCTCGTACTTTGAAAGTGTAGCCTTCCGGCGCTCCAAGCTTTTTATCATCGTCAGAAATTGAGTACTGGGTCTTGGCGACGATTATCGGAAGACGGTCGAGACCCTTCTTCTTAAAGAGCCTGAGTTTGCTCTTAGCCGCTGGTTCAAGATCTACTCTTCCGGCTCTGTAGATTTCCTTTGCAAGTTTTTCCAGCCTTTCCTCAAACGGAGCTTCCATTGGTATCAGGGGCTTGTAGCTATTGGGCTGATCAATGACCTCAAGTAGCTTCTTTGCGAGATCGATTCCACCTGCACCGCCCTCGGCCCACACTTTCGACAATTCGTAAGGTATAGAGTCAGCCTTGCATAGAGCGTCAAACGTTTCCCTTTCCTTCGCCGTATCTGTTGGGAATTCGTTTAGAGCCACAACTACAGGGATCCCATACTTTCTGAGGTTCTCAAAATGAACCTTGAGATTCTTGAACCCATAGTTCAGGCTCTCGATATCTTCTTCCTGGATTTCGTTCTTGGAAGCACCTCCGTTTAGCTTCAGCGCTCTGATCGAAGCAACGAGAACCACTGCGCTTGGATTCAGGTCGCCGACCTGACAGACAAAGTCAAGAAATTTCTGTGCGCCTAGATCCGCTCCAAAGCCTGCCTCGGTAATTACGCAATCGGAAAGCTTGAGAGCCATCTTTGTGGCAGTCAGGGTGTTTGTTCCGTGGGCGATGTTCGCGAACGGGCCTCCGTGAACGAAAGCCGGAGTTCCTTCAAGAGTCTGAACTAGGTTCGGATCAAGAACGTCTTTGAGTAGAGTTGCCATCGCGCCCTGGACGTCCAAATCCTCAACTGTTATGAACTCTCCGTCGTAACTTCTAGCCACAATGATTTTCGAGAGGCGCTCTTTCAGGTCAACGAGGTTCTTCGAAAGGCAAATGATAGCCATGATCTCAGATGCGGCGGTTATTACAAATGAATCTTCTCTGGGATAGCCGTTTGCCGAACCGCCTAGCCCCACGATGATCTGTCTGAGAGCCCGATCGTTCATGTCCATTGTTCTCGGCCAGTATATCTGCGTCGGATCTATTTTCAATTCATTCTTGAAGTTAATATGTGCATCAATAACAGCCGAAAGAAGATTATGTGCCATCGATACCGCGTGAAAATCTCCTGTGAAGTGCAGATTGATTTCTTCCATCGGAAGCACCTGAGAGTAGCCGCCTCCGGCAGCCCCTCCCTTGATTCCCATTATCGGTCCAACGGATGGTTCTCTGAGAGTTACGAAGGTCTTCTTCCCGATCTTGTTTAGTGCCATTGCCAGACCCACAGAAGTTGTCGTCTTTCCTTCACCTGCGCTTGTTGGACTTATGGCCGTAACAAGAACCAGCTTTCCATCGGGTCTATCCTGCAGCTCATTGAGGTATAGGTGAGATATTTTCGCTACGTACTTTCCAAATCTCCTCAAGTGTTTGTCGGGAATCGAAATCGATGAGGCAACTTCGTCAATCTCCCTCAGCTCTGCTTTTTGTGCTATCTCCAGATCGGTCAGCATGGTCTCCTCCTCATAAATGCTTTTTCTCTGTTGATGCGCACTCCCGAGCAATTCTGTCGAGAACGCCGTTTACGAATTTCCCGCCCTGCTCCGAACCGTACTTCTTGGCGATGTCGATCGATTCGTTAAGTGTCACCTCAATTGGTATCTGGGGTTCATAAATGATCTCATACGCTCCAAGCCTAAGGACGTTCTTATCGATCGAGGCAAGTCTCTCGAATGTCCAGTTCATAAGGTGTTTTCGTATCACTTCGTCAATATCGCTTCGATACTTCAAGATGCTCTCGAAGTACTTACGTGTTCTCAACTTCATTTCGTCTTCCATCGAGAAGAAGCTCAACTCCCTTTCAAGGTAATCAGATGAAGTCTCCACGTCTTCGTTGAAGTCATACTGATAGATCGCACTGAAAACAATTTCCCTCATTCTTCGTCTGCTTCTGTTTAGACCTGCCTTCACCTCTTCAAACCTCTTTCTCTTTTTCTTCGTCTTCAGGCTCTTCCGCTTCAGTCGCTTCTGGTTTCATCTCTTCCGGTTCAGGTTTTGCTTCGCTCTTTTCGAGCTCTTCTTCCTCAATAATCACTGGTTTTTGGGCCTCTTCAAAGACATCTTCGATAGTGATGGAAACGTCTTCAACCTTTATGCCGCTGAAGCTTTCAACATCGTTTTTCAGCTTCTCCTGCATCTTTCTGGCATATGAGGGTATAGAGACACCATACTTGATCTTTGTGTTTACCGATATCTTGACAGTCTTCGTACCGTCGACCTTTTCGTCGAGGTCGATATCTACCGTAGACTTGGCTTCTTTTCGTGCTTTGGCTTCCTTAGGATCGAATTTCAGAAATTCAATGTAGGAGTGAATAGCGATATCCCGGATCACTGCCTCCGAGATCTCGATTCTGCCGAGATCAGTCTCTTCAAAATCCATAATTCTCCCTCCTTTCTCCTTATGCTCTCTCGATGTATTCGCCGGTTCTTGTGTCTACTCGAATCAACTCACCGTTTTCGACAAAGAATGGAACCGTCACCTTGAGCCCCGTCTCCAGAACGGCCGGTTTGCCGCTTCCCGAAACCGTGTCGCCTTTGTAAGCGGGAGCGGTGTCTTTCACCTCCAGAACCACAGTGTTCGGAAGAACAATACCTATCGGCCTATCTTCATGGAACTGAAGATCCACCACTTCATTCTCCTTTATGTAGTCCAGGGCATCTCCCATCTCGTCTAAACCGATTGTATACTGCTCAAATGTTTCGAGGTCCATGAAGTGGAACATCTCATCCTCCGAGTAAAGGTACTGCACATGTCTGAATGAAAGCGCCGCTTCCTCCACTTTCTCACTTGCCTGGAACGTGAATTGCCTAACGAGGCCGGTCTTGATGTTCTTCATCCTCGTCCGAATTATCCCGTCTCCTCTTCCCATTGAGTGCTTATTTGCTTCAGTCACGATGTAAATATCTCCATCAATGATAAGAGGCGTTCCCTTTCTAATCTTTCCAACTTCTATCATCTAGAAGCCACCTCCGGATCTCTAAAGAATCTTCAACTCTCTATCTAGATTTGTCAGAACTTCTACTCCGCTTTCACAAAAATAACAATCGTCTTCTATTCTAACCCCAAATTTGCCGGGAAGATAGATGCCCGGCTCTATCGTAATGACCGCTCCGGCCGGGATAGGATTACAGTTCTTAGGAGAAAGCCCCTGGCCATCGTGAGTGTCCATTCCCAGACTGTGGCCCAGGCCGTGACCGAAGTAGTCGCCATAACCCGCCTCTCTAATTATACTTGCTGCAACTTCGTGTATCTGGCTTCCTATAACCCCTGCCTTTGAGGCGTTCTTAGCTTCTGTTTGCGCTTTGAGAACCACTTCATAAACCTTCACCATTTCGTCAGACGGTTCCCCTATACTGTAAGTTCTTGTAATATCCGAGTTGTAGCCGTCTACCCTTGCCCCGTAGTCGATCAAGAGAAAATCGCCTTCCTGGAGTGTTCTATTGGACGGTCTGCCGTGAACTATTGCGCTTCTCGGTCCGCTGCCCACTATCGTCTCGAAGGCAAGGTAGCCTCCTCTCTTCCTGATCTCATATTCGAGTGCCGCACATACTTCTTCCTCAGTCCTTCCCGGACGAATGAAGTTGAAAGTCTCTGTAAGCGCATCTTCGGCGATCTTGACTGCCAGTCTCATCTTCTCGACTTCCTCCGGAGACTTTACCATCCTAAGATCCTTGAGAATACTGTCTACGGGTTCAAGTTCGACGCCTAGCTGGGAGAAGACTCGCTTGTAAAGACCATAGCTGATCGTCTCTTCCTCAAATCCCACACGGCTGGCTCCATCTTTGGCCAGCGTCGCCTGAATTACGTCTTTGAGTTCGTCGCCATTGTTGAAAGGGATCAGCTTGAAGTGCGTTTCAATTTCGGCTTGAGTGAAGTACCTCGAATCAGTCACTATGTACTCGCCCTTCGGGGTCACAATAAGAACTGAGAAAGAGCCGGAAAACCCGGATAGATACCAGGAATTGGAGCGATTGCTGGACTCCATGTTGTAAAGAACAAACCCGTCAAGCTTGCTTTCTCTAAGCTTTTCTCGAAACCTTTCGATTCTCGACATGCCCAACCTCCGGAATGCAGAATGTCTTATCAGCATCAAAATAGAGTGATCTGATTTCTGTTCATCTTTCCTTTCTTTGATTGCCTTATCTCCTTGAGATCTTCGGCTGTCAATACCCTGACCGCTTTGTCCAGGGCAGACTGCTTGGAGATCACCTTCAAAATCTCTTTTGCCCTGGAAAGAACTGCCTCGGGTACTCCTGCAAGCTTGGCAACCTCTATTCCGTGGGATCTGTTTGCAACTCCGTCCACAACTTTGTGGAGAAATACTATTCCTTCTTCGGTTTCAACTATGCGGACAGTCTTGTTCTTGATGCCCGTGTACATATTAGAGAGTTCGGTTAGCTCCGTGAAATGAGTGGCGAATATAGTGTGACATCCCACCGCCTCGTATATGAACTCCGAAACCGCCCATGCTATTGAAATACCGTCAAAGGTGCTTGTTCCCCTGCCCACTTCGTCCAGGATCACCAGGCTGTCTTCCGTCGCCTTGGAGAGGATCGTTGCCGTCTCCATCATCTCTACTAGAAAAGTCGATTTTCCGCTTGCCAGTTCGTCCCTTGCACCGATTCTTGTGAAGACCCTGTCATAGATTGATAGCATCGCATCATCTGCAGGCACAAAGGAGCCGATCTGAGCCATGATCGAGAGCAAGGCAATCTGCCGTATGAAAGTGGATTTTCCGCTCATGTTCGGTCCTGTTACAATGAAGAAATTCTCTGTACGGCTCATGGATATGTCATTAGGCGTGAAGTCAGCCACAAATTTCTCTACAATAGGATGTCTCGAGCTAGAAACCTTCACCTTTCCCTGCTCTGAAAAACGGGGGCGAGAATAGTTGTTTCTTCTTGCTACAGATGCCAGCGACTGAGAAGCGTCGATTTCAGATAATACCAGCGCTACACTCTTGAATCTCTCCAGTGAACTAGCAAGCTGTAAACAGACACTCGAAAAGAGAGTTTTTTCGAGTGTCTCTATCTTTTCGTTTGCGCTCAGTATCTTGTCTTCAAACGACTTGAGCTCCTGTGTAATATATCTCTCGGAGTTCACAAGAGTCTGCTTCCTGGTATAGCTCTCGGGGACCTTGTTAGTCTGACTCTTCGGGACCTCGAGAAAGTAACCGAAGACTTTGTTGAACTTGACCTTCAGAGAAGAGATTCCCGTTGCTTTTCTTTCACTAGCTTCGATCGCCTTCATCCTCTCAACCGAGTTGTCAAGGAGATCTCGAAGGACGTCCAGTTCTTCGTTGAACCCCATTCTGATTACATTTCCTTCTCCAGCTGTTGAGGAGGGTTCATCCATGATGCTGCGCTGAAGAAGATCGAGCTCTTCAGGAAAGAGTTCGACCCGGTCGCTCAGTCTTTCAAGAGCCGGTTCGCCCGAGAGTAGCTCCTTGATAAAGGGTAGCACCGAGAGGGAGGTTCTAAGTGACTGCAGGTCTCTTGGTGCGGCCTTCTCTATTGAAAGTCTGGTGCTTATTCTCTCGATATCGAATACATGCTGCAGATATTCTCTGAGTTCATTTAAAAGCCGGCGATCCGAATTTAGCGCTTGAACAGTGTCCAGCCTTTCCTCGATTCTATTCTTGTCGACAAGGGGCGAAAACAGCCACCGTCTCAGCCTTCTTCTTCCCATTGCAGTAACAGTTTCATCAAGTATCTCGAAGAGCGAACCCTTTCTTTCGAGCTTGAAGAGATTCAGGTTTTCGATAGTGGAAGAATCGAGTTGCATAGAGTCGGACTTTCTGATAACCCTTGGAAGCGAAAGATGTCTCATGGGACCGAGATTGATCGACTCAAGGTACTTGAACAGAGCTCCGAGAACCTCGATCTGAGTATCATCCAGTTCGAGATGATCGATAGCGACTATCGAATAGAACTCTTTGATGTAATTAATGCTCGAAGAAAGTGCAAAATGCCAGTCTTCGACTATCTCTACCATTGCAAACGATGCCGACGAAATCTCCTTCTTCAGGTTCTTCAGACTTTCCTTCAGTAGTATTTGTGACGGCCCGATAGCTGCGATAGAGTCCTTCAACGAGACGATGTCGTCGGCGCTTGACAGGAGTACCTCACCGGTAGATACGTCTGCCGTTGCCAGAACGAAGTTCTCTTCGGCTTTTCCAATAGAGACAATGTAGTTGTTTGCATTTTCGGGTAGTAACTCGTCTTCTACAAGAGTTCCAGGAGTAACTACCCTGGTAACCTCTCTCTTCACGAGTCCCTTCGCAAGCGCGGGATCCTCTGTCTGCTCGCAAATCGCAACCTTGTAACCCGCTTCGACAAGCTTCTTGAGATAGCCGTTAACTGAGTGGTAGGGGACGCCCGCCATCGGCACCCCGTTTCTTGAAGTTAGAACTATCTGCAGTTCATTTGAAACTAGCTTAGCATCATCGAGAAAAGTCTCGTAGAAGTCACCAAGCCTAAA
The DNA window shown above is from Mesotoga sp. Brook.08.105.5.1 and carries:
- a CDS encoding bifunctional 5,10-methylenetetrahydrofolate dehydrogenase/5,10-methenyltetrahydrofolate cyclohydrolase, coding for MILDGKIVSESIYSDVKEKIKERAGNLPSLVLFCDEPDASNKSYMRSIKKQGEKLGIEVIVHDSGINPIEEISKMNNDKSVAGIMVMHPLKNADEKAVLAALDPGKDLEGRTVSNLGGIINDEEFFAPPTAEAVMEILSYYGIEVKGRDITIVGRSNTVGKPLALLLLKKGVDGTVTVCHSRSRDISEKTFNADIVVSAVGIAKFVHREMIKPGSIVIDVGINFVDGKLVGDVDFDEVSQIAAAITPVPGGVGSVTTALLFRHYTKSLERLES
- a CDS encoding formate--tetrahydrofolate ligase — its product is MLTDLEIAQKAELREIDEVASSISIPDKHLRRFGKYVAKISHLYLNELQDRPDGKLVLVTAISPTSAGEGKTTTSVGLAMALNKIGKKTFVTLREPSVGPIMGIKGGAAGGGYSQVLPMEEINLHFTGDFHAVSMAHNLLSAVIDAHINFKNELKIDPTQIYWPRTMDMNDRALRQIIVGLGGSANGYPREDSFVITAASEIMAIICLSKNLVDLKERLSKIIVARSYDGEFITVEDLDVQGAMATLLKDVLDPNLVQTLEGTPAFVHGGPFANIAHGTNTLTATKMALKLSDCVITEAGFGADLGAQKFLDFVCQVGDLNPSAVVLVASIRALKLNGGASKNEIQEEDIESLNYGFKNLKVHFENLRKYGIPVVVALNEFPTDTAKERETFDALCKADSIPYELSKVWAEGGAGGIDLAKKLLEVIDQPNSYKPLIPMEAPFEERLEKLAKEIYRAGRVDLEPAAKSKLRLFKKKGLDRLPIIVAKTQYSISDDDKKLGAPEGYTFKVRDLNLSAGAGFIVVVAGKIMLMPGLGKDPNAKHIDIDADGKISGLF
- the nusB gene encoding transcription antitermination factor NusB; translation: MKAGLNRSRRRMREIVFSAIYQYDFNEDVETSSDYLERELSFFSMEDEMKLRTRKYFESILKYRSDIDEVIRKHLMNWTFERLASIDKNVLRLGAYEIIYEPQIPIEVTLNESIDIAKKYGSEQGGKFVNGVLDRIARECASTEKKHL
- a CDS encoding Asp23/Gls24 family envelope stress response protein encodes the protein MDFEETDLGRIEISEAVIRDIAIHSYIEFLKFDPKEAKARKEAKSTVDIDLDEKVDGTKTVKISVNTKIKYGVSIPSYARKMQEKLKNDVESFSGIKVEDVSITIEDVFEEAQKPVIIEEEELEKSEAKPEPEEMKPEATEAEEPEDEEKEKEV
- the efp gene encoding elongation factor P, which codes for MIEVGKIRKGTPLIIDGDIYIVTEANKHSMGRGDGIIRTRMKNIKTGLVRQFTFQASEKVEEAALSFRHVQYLYSEDEMFHFMDLETFEQYTIGLDEMGDALDYIKENEVVDLQFHEDRPIGIVLPNTVVLEVKDTAPAYKGDTVSGSGKPAVLETGLKVTVPFFVENGELIRVDTRTGEYIERA
- a CDS encoding Xaa-Pro peptidase family protein, whose amino-acid sequence is MSRIERFREKLRESKLDGFVLYNMESSNRSNSWYLSGFSGSFSVLIVTPKGEYIVTDSRYFTQAEIETHFKLIPFNNGDELKDVIQATLAKDGASRVGFEEETISYGLYKRVFSQLGVELEPVDSILKDLRMVKSPEEVEKMRLAVKIAEDALTETFNFIRPGRTEEEVCAALEYEIRKRGGYLAFETIVGSGPRSAIVHGRPSNRTLQEGDFLLIDYGARVDGYNSDITRTYSIGEPSDEMVKVYEVVLKAQTEAKNASKAGVIGSQIHEVAASIIREAGYGDYFGHGLGHSLGMDTHDGQGLSPKNCNPIPAGAVITIEPGIYLPGKFGVRIEDDCYFCESGVEVLTNLDRELKIL
- the mutS gene encoding DNA mismatch repair protein MutS; translation: MTPMMKQYLEVKRNYKDCLVLFRLGDFYETFLDDAKLVSNELQIVLTSRNGVPMAGVPYHSVNGYLKKLVEAGYKVAICEQTEDPALAKGLVKREVTRVVTPGTLVEDELLPENANNYIVSIGKAEENFVLATADVSTGEVLLSSADDIVSLKDSIAAIGPSQILLKESLKNLKKEISSASFAMVEIVEDWHFALSSSINYIKEFYSIVAIDHLELDDTQIEVLGALFKYLESINLGPMRHLSLPRVIRKSDSMQLDSSTIENLNLFKLERKGSLFEILDETVTAMGRRRLRRWLFSPLVDKNRIEERLDTVQALNSDRRLLNELREYLQHVFDIERISTRLSIEKAAPRDLQSLRTSLSVLPFIKELLSGEPALERLSDRVELFPEELDLLQRSIMDEPSSTAGEGNVIRMGFNEELDVLRDLLDNSVERMKAIEASERKATGISSLKVKFNKVFGYFLEVPKSQTNKVPESYTRKQTLVNSERYITQELKSFEDKILSANEKIETLEKTLFSSVCLQLASSLERFKSVALVLSEIDASQSLASVARRNNYSRPRFSEQGKVKVSSSRHPIVEKFVADFTPNDISMSRTENFFIVTGPNMSGKSTFIRQIALLSIMAQIGSFVPADDAMLSIYDRVFTRIGARDELASGKSTFLVEMMETATILSKATEDSLVILDEVGRGTSTFDGISIAWAVSEFIYEAVGCHTIFATHFTELTELSNMYTGIKNKTVRIVETEEGIVFLHKVVDGVANRSHGIEVAKLAGVPEAVLSRAKEILKVISKQSALDKAVRVLTAEDLKEIRQSKKGKMNRNQITLF